From the genome of Bacteroidota bacterium:
TAGTTCTGGGATTATCCATATGCAGATAGTGCCATAAATTGGGGAACTTCCCTCCGACTCGATGGAGATCGGGACCCGTACGGCGCGATCCCCAAAGGAATGGGTGATCGTAAACATATTCACCCGCTTTTGAATATTCTCCGTATCGTTCTGTTTCAGATCGGAAAGGTCTAACCATTTGAGAATGACACGCATTGCATCCTTCACGGATATAGAGATCGCGTCCCTGCAACTCCAATGGCGTATATGGTTTTACACTTGCTATCGTTGGAATATTTGATTTCACTAAAAATGTTGGAATCATTTCAACAATTCCGCCGATCAGGACCGCAACGGTTGCCAATAAGGCAAATTGAATCGGTTTTTTCTCAAGCCACCGGTGTTTTGTTTCTGAAACATGGCTATCCTCTTTTTGAAGTGCCGGTGCTTCAGCATGTTCATTTGCAACAAATGTTCCCTGTTTCACTGTTTTAACAAGATTGTACACCATCACCAATGCACCGGTAAGGTAAAATAAACCGCCGACGGCGCGAATCATATGCAGAGGTATAATCTGTAAAGTTGTTTCAAGGAAATTCGGATATTGCAAGATTCCCATGGGATTAAATTCTTTCCACATCAATGATTGTACTATTCCGGCTACATACATCGATGATGCATAGAAGACTATTCCAAGCGTACCAATCCAGAAATGGAAACTTGCAAGTTTTTTGGAAAACAATTCCGTTTTATATAGTTTGGGGATAAGCCAGTAAAGAATCCCAAACGTCATAAAACCGTTCCAGCCCAAAGCACCGACGTGAACATGCGAAACGATCCAGTCTGTATAATGGGCAAGAGCATTCACATTTTTTAAGGATAACATCGGTCCTTCAAATGTTGCCATTCCATAAGCGGTAACACCGACAACCATAAATTTCAAAACCGGTTCTTCGCGAACTTTATCCCATGCACCGCGAAGTGTTAACAATCCGTTGATCATCCCTCCCCACGAAGGGGCGATCAACATGATGGAAAAGACAGTTCCGAGAGACTGTGCCCAATCCGGAAGCGCAGTATAAAGAAGGTGATGCGGTCCGGCCCAGATATAAATAAAAATTAAAGACCAGAAATGGACAATGGATAAGCGATAAGAATAGACGGGACGATTTGCAGCCTTAGGTAGGAAGTAATACATCAACCCGAGATACGGTGTGGTTAAAAAGAATGCCACCGCGTTATGTCCATACCACCATTGCACTAACGCATCCTGCACACCCGCATACATGGAATAACTTTTCAAGAACGAAACCGGAACTTCCAGCGAATTTACAATATGAAGTACCGCTACCGTAACTATCGTTGCGATATAAAACCAGATAGCAACATACATGTGACGTTCACGGCGTTTAATGATCGTTCCGAAGAAATTGATTGCAAAAACAACCCACACCAGCGTGATAGCGATATCGATCGGCCATTCCAATTCCGCGTATTCTTTACTCGTGGTAATTCCCAACGGCAGTGAAACCGCCGCTGAAACAATAATTAGCTGCCACCCCCAGAAATGAATGCGGCTCAACAGATCGCTGAACATTCTCGCTTTGCAGAGCCGTTGCAGCGAATAATAGATTCCCATAAAGATAGCGTTGCCAACAAATGCAAAAATAATGGCATTCGTATGCAGCGGACGGATACGTCCATAGGTCATATACTGAAGATTGGCGTTCACCGCCGGCGAGAACAATTGCGATGCAATAATCAAACCGACCAGCATGCCGACAATAGCAAAGATCACTGACGCGAATGCAAAATCGCGGACGATCTTATTGTCATACTGAAATTTTTGTACTTCCATTGAAACCTCGTGAATTAATTGTGGGGTTATTTTTTATTGTTTTTCGTATCATCAAAAAGCATGCGAACCGATGGAGTATATTTATCCTCATACTGACCGGATTTTACAGACCATAAAAATGCAATAAGGAAGCCTACGGCGATGAGGAAACTGAAACCGATCATTACGACCATCACTGCCATGTCAGTAATCCTTTCTTTTTTGCCAGGAACCGTGTTGATAGTGTAGTAAACAGGACAATGGTAATAGAACTTGCAGGCATTAATATCGCTGCCATTATCGGCGATAACAATCCTTGCAAGGCAAAATATATTCCGACTGAGTTGTACAAAAATGCCAGCACAAAACTTGCAATAACAATTCTCATGCTCGTAGATGCGAATTGAACAAAATCAGAAAGTCGCTTCAATGATGAACCACTAACGATCGCATCCGATGCCGGCGAAAAGTGTGCGACATTTTCCGTCACCGCAATTCCCAAATTACTCTGCAGTAATGCTCCGGCATCATTCAGTCCATCCCCTATCATCAAGACTTTCTGACCCTTTGCTTGAAGAGATTGAACATATTCCAATTTATCCGATGGAGTTTGATTGAATTGAAGATCTGTTCCTTTCGGGAACATTGCCTGCAATCGGGGACGCTCAGATTCATTATCCCCCGAAACGACTGCAAAACTCATCTTCTTGCTCAGGACAGAAAGCACTTCAGATAGTCCATCTCTATAGAGATTTTTTATCGAGTAATATCCTTTAACATTTCCATTGATGGATAGATATGACCGAGTTTCATTGATCGCTCCCCCGTCCAATCCTATCTTCCCGACAAAATCCTTCGAACCAATCCTGTATTCTGCACCATCAATTATTCCGGATATTCCTTTACCGATTGATTCAGTATAGTCTTCAATCTCTCTTTTTTGACCTGTTAAATAATTCGCTATCATCATACTGACCGGATGGACTGAGTTTGCAACAAGCGAGAATACATTATTTATTTCTTCTTTTGATACATCAACACCGACATAACCAACTGTAGATTGTTGGGCATGAGTAATAGTGCCTGTTTTATCAAATACGATGGTATCAATTTTCGAAAGCAGTTCAATGACGGCGGTATTTTTTAAGAAGAAATTATTCTTTCCAAAAATGCGGAGTGTCGTCCCTAACGTAAACGGTATCGAAATAGCAAGGGCGCAGGGACAGGCGACAATCAGGATCCCCGTAAAGGCATTTATCGCAGTCATAATATCAATAGGAAGCCAATATGCCAACACACCAAATGAAAGCAAAAGGACAATAATTGTGAAATATTTGCTTACGCTGTTGGACAATTCTGAGAGTTGCCCTTGTTCGCGTATAGAATGATTGAAATTATTCCACAATTGGGTCAAATAGCTTTGTGATACTTCCTTCATCACTTCAAGTTCAATTGCACCACCAGCCTGCTTTCCACCGGCATAAATCATTTCACCCAGCACTCTTTCGACTGGGGTTGATTCTCCTGTCACAAACGAATAGTCGATTGCTGCACTTCCTTGAAGAAGGATCGAATCGGCAGGAATAATCTCTCCATGCCGGATGATAATTCTATTCCCGCGCGTCAGAGATGAAAGAGGAACTGTTGTTTCAACTCCATTTCTTTTTATGGTTACTGAAAGCGGAAAATATGATTTATAATTCCGTTCAAAGTTCAGGCGGTCGTATGTTTTACTCTGGAATATTCTTCCCAGCAAAAGAAAAAACAACAGACCGCATAATGAGTCAATAAAACCCGGACCGGTGCGAGTAATAATTTCATATGCACTTCTCCCAAACAGCAGAAAGATTCCGAGTGCTATTGGTACATCGATATTGATGATTTTCTTTTTCAGTCCGCCAATTGCCGAGGTAAAATAATCCTTACTGCAATAAAAGAATACCGGTACACCTAAAAGAAGATTCAAATAAGAAAAGATCGGTTTAAGAAATTGTTCACTTGCATCTACACCAAGATATTCAGGAAAGCTGAACAACATAGCATTACCGAAACAAAATCCTGCGACCCCCACTTTGTAGTATAACGCGCGGGTGATCTCACTTTCCATTTTTTTTCCGGCAGAATCGAGCCGTAATTCCGGTTCATATCCAATGGAGGTAAGAAGAACGACGATATTCCTTAACGAGGTCTTCTCTGAAAGGAATTTAATCGATACCTGTTTCTTGAGATACTCAACACGTGATTCAACAATTCCTGCATCAAGTTTATAAAGCTGTTCCAAAAGCCAGATGCACGAACTGCAATGGACCGAGGGCAAAGAAAATGTAACCCTGTTTATTTTTCCATCAGAAAAATCCATCAACTGTTTTTGGATTGTTTCATCATCAAGAAATGCAAACCGAGAGACTTCAATGGATGAAGGGGTATTTCCGGGTGATTGTTGAAGCGAATAATAAGTGCACAAATCGTTCTGCTGCAAAATTTCAAAAACAATTTTGCAGCCGGAACAACAAAATAACTTTCCGTCATGTTCTACCCGCTCGCCACGAATCGTGTCTCCGCAATGGTAACATGAGGAAAGTGTATCGGTAACAGCGGGGGTTTTTTCCATAATTCAGATTCAATATCGGCAACTTTAATGCCAAAATCACTAATGCATTAAGGAGTTTTTCAGCCGATTTAAACTTTCATTTTCTCAGCAATGAAAAATATTTTAAAATGATTCCTGATTATGAGAAGATATCTATTCTTTTATAAAAACTTGAGATACTTATTATTGGAATCTAGATGATTAGAATACTGTTGAAAAATGTTGTATTAAGATTTGAATTTTGGAATTTGTGCTTCTCGATTTCTATCGTTCAATGAGTAAACAACTTGCTTCTCTTTATCGCTTTCGGTAGAATGTTCGGAATGATATATGTTGCCCAGCTGATTTTTAATAACGTAGCTTCCGTTTCTTCAATACCGCCAGAAGAAAACTATCATCCATTTTGCCTGGAAATCTTTGAACTTAAAACATGGTGATACCTACAATGAAAGCAATTGTCTACACACAATATGGTCCACCGGATGTTCTACAATTTACAGAGGTAGAAAAACCTACACCGAAGAAGAATGAAATACTGGTAAAAGTTCATGCAGCATCGGCAAATGCTTATGACTGGCATTTGTTAAGAGCCAAACCTTTCCTGGTTCGCTTCATGGGCGGAGGTTTTTTTACACCGAAAAACAGAATACTCGGAGCCGACATTGCGGGGCAAGTTGAAGCGGTCGGGCAAGACGTAAAGAAGTTTCATGTGGGTGACGAGGTGTTTGGCGATAACGCCGCGCATGGTGCGGGGGGATTTGCCGAGTATGTTTCTGCTCCTGAAAGCGCAATGGCATTAAAACCGATCAATTTAACTTTCGCACAAGCAGCTGCTGTGCCGATGGCTGGAGTCACCGCGCTGCAAGGTCTTCGCGATTTCGGTAAGATCCAGCCTGGCCAAACGGTGTTAATCAATGGTGCCTCAGGCGGCGTTGGTACTTTCGCCATACAAATTGCCAAATTCTTCGGGGCACATGTCACAGCAGTTTGCAGCACAAGAAATGTGGATCAAGCACGTTCCCTGGGCGCCGACCGCGTCATTGACTACACTCAGGAAGATTTCACAAAACTCCGGGAACGGTATGACCTGATTCTTGCCGTTAATGGATATCATTCGATTGCAGCATATAAACGTGCATTAGTTCCTACGGGGAGTTATCTTATGGCGGGTGGTTCCACGGCACAAATTTTCGAAGCGTTACTCCTGGCTCCGTGGTTTTCTATGACCGGTACTCAAAAAATGGGGACTGTGTCTTGTACGCCAAATCAAAAGGATTTGATTTTTCTAAAAGAGCTTATTGAAGCGGGTAAAGTAGTACCGGTGATCGATAGATCTTATCCGCTGAGGAAGGCTGCTGATGCTATCCGATACCTTGAAGAAGGACACGCCCAAGGGAAAATAATCATCACAATAGCATAATAACAAATCCTCCCCCGAACCTTCCAATTTATGCTATGCTCAGCATATAAAGCATAATCGGAGAAAACGTATGAAAGCAATTGTCTACACACAATACGGTCCACCAGATGTTCTCCAACTAAAAGAGGTGGATAAACCTGTACCAAAACCGAATGAAGTTCTCGTGAAAATCCATGCAACTACTGTCAATAGAACTGACTGTGGTTTTTTAAGAGCAAAACCGTTTATTGTTCGGTTCTTTAGCGGTCTTACGAAACCAAAGAATACAATCCTTGGTACCGAATTTGCCGGTGAAATTGAAGCAATCGGGAACAATGTCACTACGTTCAGTGTCGGCGATAGAGTATTCGGATTTAGCGGCGAAACTTTCGGAGCCCATGCAGAATATATTGCAGTAAGTGAAGAGAGCCCAATATCCGTAATGCCGGAAAATAGTACA
Proteins encoded in this window:
- the ccoN gene encoding cytochrome-c oxidase, cbb3-type subunit I, which translates into the protein MEVQKFQYDNKIVRDFAFASVIFAIVGMLVGLIIASQLFSPAVNANLQYMTYGRIRPLHTNAIIFAFVGNAIFMGIYYSLQRLCKARMFSDLLSRIHFWGWQLIIVSAAVSLPLGITTSKEYAELEWPIDIAITLVWVVFAINFFGTIIKRRERHMYVAIWFYIATIVTVAVLHIVNSLEVPVSFLKSYSMYAGVQDALVQWWYGHNAVAFFLTTPYLGLMYYFLPKAANRPVYSYRLSIVHFWSLIFIYIWAGPHHLLYTALPDWAQSLGTVFSIMLIAPSWGGMINGLLTLRGAWDKVREEPVLKFMVVGVTAYGMATFEGPMLSLKNVNALAHYTDWIVSHVHVGALGWNGFMTFGILYWLIPKLYKTELFSKKLASFHFWIGTLGIVFYASSMYVAGIVQSLMWKEFNPMGILQYPNFLETTLQIIPLHMIRAVGGLFYLTGALVMVYNLVKTVKQGTFVANEHAEAPALQKEDSHVSETKHRWLEKKPIQFALLATVAVLIGGIVEMIPTFLVKSNIPTIASVKPYTPLELQGRDLYIREGCNACHSQMVRPFRSETERYGEYSKAGEYVYDHPFLWGSRRTGPDLHRVGGKFPNLWHYLHMDNPRTMSPGSIMPSYSWLLTQDLDTSSTSAKIQAMQTLGVPYPKGFELIANDILRQQADSVAADLQRNKVPAEPNKEIIALIAYLQRLGTDIKATGK
- the ccoS gene encoding cbb3-type cytochrome oxidase assembly protein CcoS; the encoded protein is MAVMVVMIGFSFLIAVGFLIAFLWSVKSGQYEDKYTPSVRMLFDDTKNNKK
- a CDS encoding heavy metal translocating P-type ATPase metal-binding domain-containing protein, encoding MEKTPAVTDTLSSCYHCGDTIRGERVEHDGKLFCCSGCKIVFEILQQNDLCTYYSLQQSPGNTPSSIEVSRFAFLDDETIQKQLMDFSDGKINRVTFSLPSVHCSSCIWLLEQLYKLDAGIVESRVEYLKKQVSIKFLSEKTSLRNIVVLLTSIGYEPELRLDSAGKKMESEITRALYYKVGVAGFCFGNAMLFSFPEYLGVDASEQFLKPIFSYLNLLLGVPVFFYCSKDYFTSAIGGLKKKIINIDVPIALGIFLLFGRSAYEIITRTGPGFIDSLCGLLFFLLLGRIFQSKTYDRLNFERNYKSYFPLSVTIKRNGVETTVPLSSLTRGNRIIIRHGEIIPADSILLQGSAAIDYSFVTGESTPVERVLGEMIYAGGKQAGGAIELEVMKEVSQSYLTQLWNNFNHSIREQGQLSELSNSVSKYFTIIVLLLSFGVLAYWLPIDIMTAINAFTGILIVACPCALAISIPFTLGTTLRIFGKNNFFLKNTAVIELLSKIDTIVFDKTGTITHAQQSTVGYVGVDVSKEEINNVFSLVANSVHPVSMMIANYLTGQKREIEDYTESIGKGISGIIDGAEYRIGSKDFVGKIGLDGGAINETRSYLSINGNVKGYYSIKNLYRDGLSEVLSVLSKKMSFAVVSGDNESERPRLQAMFPKGTDLQFNQTPSDKLEYVQSLQAKGQKVLMIGDGLNDAGALLQSNLGIAVTENVAHFSPASDAIVSGSSLKRLSDFVQFASTSMRIVIASFVLAFLYNSVGIYFALQGLLSPIMAAILMPASSITIVLFTTLSTRFLAKKKGLLTWQ
- a CDS encoding NAD(P)-dependent alcohol dehydrogenase, encoding MKAIVYTQYGPPDVLQFTEVEKPTPKKNEILVKVHAASANAYDWHLLRAKPFLVRFMGGGFFTPKNRILGADIAGQVEAVGQDVKKFHVGDEVFGDNAAHGAGGFAEYVSAPESAMALKPINLTFAQAAAVPMAGVTALQGLRDFGKIQPGQTVLINGASGGVGTFAIQIAKFFGAHVTAVCSTRNVDQARSLGADRVIDYTQEDFTKLRERYDLILAVNGYHSIAAYKRALVPTGSYLMAGGSTAQIFEALLLAPWFSMTGTQKMGTVSCTPNQKDLIFLKELIEAGKVVPVIDRSYPLRKAADAIRYLEEGHAQGKIIITIA